Part of the Ficedula albicollis isolate OC2 chromosome 18, FicAlb1.5, whole genome shotgun sequence genome, CTTTGGCTGAGCACTggtgggctctgctcctctcaAGGCCTGGCACCATAAGCAGTGATGGGAACAGCTGAGGGGCTTGCCTGGCTGTATTCCTTGCACATGCACAGTGTCTGTAGATATGGCTGAGCTGGTGCTTGCCCAGCCATGCTGGAGGCTGGGGGTCCGTGCATGGGAATGTTGGAGCCTTGAGCCACTGGGAGCAAGGTCGTGACTGTAGAGGGGATTCCTTGGTGGGCTCTGGGTCAGGGAAGCGAGGTTAGTGAGGTGATGGGCAGGAGAATGTCCTGAGCACAGGGTCCAGCAGCCTAGGAGGGcctgtccccaaaccctcctCCTGATGCACCTCAGCTGCCGGTGGGGAAGGATGGGGCTGACGCAAGCCAGGGTGTGCACACAGCCATGGTGAAAACAGGATGTGGTGTGGGGAGACAGGCAGGATGTTTCTGGGGGCCCCACGGGACCCCACCAAGGGGCACAGTGGGTAGCCGCACCCGCGGCAGGCAGAGACGTGGGTCACCCCCACGGTCAGCCTGACCCCAGGGCTGTTGTCCCTCTGGtgtgggctggctgctgctcagggagccAAAGGACACCCCGAGGCTTCTGAAGCCCACCCTCCCCTTACTCCGGAGCTGGCATTCTGGGTGCTGTGTCTCCATCTCGCGCTGCTGGGCAGGATTTAGCTGAGTCAAGGCAGCCGGAGCTGGTACAGCCTCTCCAGGCGactgacagggacagggacgtgctggggctgctcccactgcaggcGCGGCCCTGCAGCGCCTGGACTTGTCACACAGGCTCCTGCGCAGAGCAGCGGGGTCCCTACAGACACCCCATAACAAGGGGGCAGCAGCATGCTGTGGGGACTGGCATGGCTCCTGGTCCTTCTCCTGACTCCAGCTCTGGTCCCAGCCCGCGGAGGGGAGCGGGCACAGCGgtccccagggccagcagaggACCTGGGCCCGCGGTGGAGAGGTctggcagagatgggggagcagcagggctggggaagggaggggagcTCGAGATGTGCGGGGCCGAGTGTCCTGGCAGGCCCCGAGGAAGGAAGGGCAGGGCCGGCCTGGCTGGGACCCGGCACACGGCGTCCGCCAGCCCCGGGCCAAGCGGGGGAGCAGCGCCGGGCCCGCTCCCAGCCGGCAGCACGGCAGGTACGGAGCCGGCTCACGGCGGCACCAAGTGGGTGTTGCTGCTGCCGGCTCCTGGCGAGGCCGCGATGACGCCCGGGAGCTCACTGGCACAGGGGCCCTGAGTCACCGCGGAGGCACCGGGCCGCAGGTGTCCGACAGCCCCGGCAGCTGGGCACGGCCGGGACAGGGCCCTGTCACCATGGTGCTgcgggcacagggacacagtgaGCCAGGACAGGGCCATGGCACCATGGTGCTgcgggcacagggacacagtgaGCCAGGACAGGGCCATGGCACCATGGTGCTgcgggcacagggacacagtgaGCCAGGACAGGGCCATGGCACCATGGTGCTgcgggcacagggacacagtgaGCCAGGACAGGGCCATGGCACCATGGTGCTgcgggcacagggacacagtgaGCCAGGACAGGGCCCTGTCTGCACGGAcagggctctgcctctggggtcagggagctgctgctcggTAGCTCCAGAGAAGGAAGGGATTGTGGATTAAATTTCCAGGAACTGGTGGGGCCCGACTCAGTTTTGAGCCACCcgattaaaaataaacacagagctgtAGATGGGCCCTGCTCGGCCCCAGCTGATTTTTATCTGCCTTGGGATGGAAAGAGTGCTGGGTTGGAGTCACtcaggaggatttgggaagcagaaagtTCGAGCAGGGGCCTCTGTGAAATTCTGGCCGCTCGGAGATTTGTGCTGCGGGCACAGGACACGGTGTGAGGGGCGAGCAGGGCCCTGTGCCACGGCGCTTTGCTTTGGGCGAGTGCGGAGAGGGCAGCgctgcccctgctgctctggggtccCGGTGAGCCCCCAGCACAAGGACAAATCCCGCTGGTGGCCCCTGCTGTCCCGAGCAGGTTCCTGCTGTGGGACCCCTCGGCTTGCAGTGTGCTGGGTCTCTCTtgtgtgccaggctggagcaggggaagtgCCTGTTCCGGCCTGCCGTCCCCTCGGGCACTGCTCTGCCGCTGCCAGGCTCACTGGGCGGTTtttgtgcagagccagggaagggtTAATGCCGCCTTCCTTCCCCAGAAAAGCTCCTGCGTCTGGGGTTTCTCTTCCTCCGGCTGCTGCTGACATGGCTGGGCTGCTTGTCACGAGTGCTCAGCCTCTGCCGGGGAGGGACCTTCCGGGGCCCGGGAGCAGCCCTGccgtccctgctgccctgcagcgTCTCCTCCTGCACCCCAGGACCCGCCTGGGACCCCCGGCCTCCCCCAGGTGGGCAGGAAAGGCAGACCTGAGGGCTTGCCTGaggccagctccagccctggcatggGTCTGGCTTTCCCTGCGGCCAGGCCGGGGGTCTGGCAGCTGGACAAGAGGGTCCTGCGGCTGGCAGGAGGGTCCTGTGGCACgtggagcagcccagggatttgggggttgtgtgtgtgaggagcagctctgacgCAGCTCAGCCGTCCTGCTGTGAGCCTGGGCTTGCTGGGCGCCCTGGGGgcctggcactgggggctggTGCCGCTGGGAATGGCGCAGGGGCGTGCGGAGGGTGCGGGGATGCATCGGCACTGCTCTGGCACTGTAAGTAACTTTTCACCTGGTGCCACGAGCCAACTTGTCTGGCTCAGGCGTCCTGACACGGGAGACTGAAAGCATTGGGAAGCGTTGGCGTTGTGTCGGACTGAGGGTCGGTGTCGCAAGCCGAGGCGCCTCAGCCCTGGCAACAAGGGCTCGCGAAGGAGGAAGCTCCTGAGAGCccgagcagagctggggcagtgctgagctcagAGATTGGGGCCGCAGGGTCGCCCTCACCCAGGGAGCTCCCACTGAGGCAGAATGGATGCATGGCTGAGGACAGTGCTGGTCCAAAGGCACAGGGGGCTCTGAGCGCTGGCGTGCGGCAGGGGCTGCGCTGgtgacactctggggacactctggtgacactctggggacactccGGTGAGtctgggctgctggcagccgTGACTGTGTACATGGTGGCACACAGAACCTCAGGGGGTCGTGCttggggcaggggagggtggTGACAGCCCGACAGACGCCTGTTACCAGCAACCTGGGTGGGAGGTGGGGTGGCACAAGAGCTGAGCGGGCAgatcctgctgccacctcccttGGGGACAATGCTCTGGAGAGATGGTGTTTGATGTCCTTGCCGGTGACCTTGATGCACCACACAGACCCCACGGGCAGAGGTGGGGCATAGTaagagggctgggagcactcttgaaggaaaaaggagcaggTGACCTTGGGGACTGGAGGGAACAGGAATGGGGTGCCTTGTCACCCTGAAGCAAGGAGGTCATGTGCCAAAGAGCACTAGGAATGCTTCTGGAGCAAGTGGACCATATGGTGGCCCTGGGCTTGAGCCTCAGAGGTGGTGTTGGACAGGGTGTATCTGGctccccagggtgacaggaagGTGTAGATGTCATGGTGTGCAGGTGAGGTCTGTCTGGAGGGtgcaccagctccaggctctgccccagAATAATGAATCCAtagagggagctgcaggggtggcCAGGAGCTGGTTTATGTTTGGGGCTGGCCTGGTGTGGCAGAACAAGCTACAAGGCTGCAGGTTGGTGtggagcctgtgctgcagggcacagcagagctgcccagccaCGGGGAGTGGAGTGAGCAGCCACACCAGCCCGGCTGGGGTAGAGCAGAGTGAAATGGGGCTTggtgggggcagcagggccggggctggcagaggcagtgctggaggtgaTCCAGGGAACCATGCTGGTTCCACAGTCTGAAGGAGCAGATGCCCTGGCCCTCAAATTCCTTTCATGCCACTGGTGCCACTTGGCctctgtgtggggctggggacgctgcttgccagcccagctcctcctgctcctccacatcctgcctccagccaggccctcagctgctgcctggagcagaggtggtGCCAGGAGCCTGGCAGACTGACTGCCAGGAGCACACGTGCTGACCTGTTGGTGTCTCTGCTCAGTGCCCAGCGACCTGACCCCAGAGgagtgccaggagctggagaacaTCCGCCGCcggaagcaggagctgctggctgacaTACAGGTGCGATGCCAAGGGCCCACACAAACCCCTGTCCCAGGGACAGCACTCTGGGACCAGGGCAcggtgtccctgcctgtgtcactGCAGCGTCCCTGGAGCCCCGTCCAGGATCCCTcatgctgctgcccctgctcttcctccgaggggctctggggacagggtcCCAGCTGGGATGTGATCCCAGGTGGCAGccagccatccctgccctgccaaagCAGCCATGCCTTTTCCTGtaccctgcagagctccaggctgtgcagtcGTGCCAGTttgtgccagcccctgcctggcacgggcagggacCATGTCTCTGGGCCAGGCCATTGCCCTGGCAAGTGCCTGTGAGGTCGTGGCTTATCTGGGACACTGTCAGTCGTGTCCCTGATTAAGGCAGCAGAAGCTAATTACCGCCATATGCTGGGCATGATCTGAAGGGATTAGGGGTAATTTTGTTAACCTCTGAATCTCTTCCTTCCTGCATGCTGGGAGCGTGGCAATGCTGCAGGGATTAGCAGCGGGGGGCAGCCAGTGCCTCTgccagtgcccagagctggttcagtgccctggggaggagggaggggctgcGGGGCCTCTTgagggaatggggctggaggGTCTGTGGGGGAGGCACCTCCTTGTCTCAGTGCCCCCTGTCTCATCCCACAGCGCCTGAAAGATGAGATAGGAGAAGTGACGAATGAGATCGAGAACCTCGGCTCCACGGAGGAGAAGTgagtccccagcagcaggagcccacgagtgctgctgtgagcagctttcccaggccctctgagctcctgggagcaggatcTCAGGCTgaactgctgctcccagctctgtttttccaagccccagcccctctgtctGGCTACAGCCACTGGCGGGCTTTGTTATTCTGAGCTGGTGCAGTCAGTGCCAGCCAGGATTAGGGGGTCCGGACAGCTGGTGGGAGCAGACTCCCAGCATCATTCCAGTTTCCTGCTGGGGCATGAAGACTGTCCCCTTCTGCCTGCCCCACTGCTCTCCCCAGAGGCACAGCCTGCCCGTGCCTGGGTGACCTGACAGGTGCTGTGCCTGCACCCCCTCTGCTCGGGGTGACCCCAAGGCCTCTGTTCAGGGCCTGGcaggccaggagcagccccatggtgtagagcacacacacagcaatgTGTTGGCTTTGCCCTGCAGGGGTCTGGCATGGGGGCTGGGTCCCCTTGGTCCAGGCTGATTCTCCCCACAGTGCACTGCCCCAGGGGCTGGACAGAGGCAGGGGGCACGTGCcaggtgctcagagctgcttcatGCCTTGCAGGAAAAACATGCAGAGGAACAAGCaggtggccatgggcaggaagAAGTTCAATATGGATCCCAAGAAGGTActgtgggatggggagcagggctggttaCCTGCCTCTGAGGGTGTGCACGGCTCTCCCACCTCCCAGTCCAcgttcctggggctgggcagagccagcagccagggcaggggcagccacagaccCCCAGATGTCTTTCTTTTACCTCTGCAGGGCATCCAGTTCCTGATCGAGAACGACCTGCTGAAGAACACGTGCGAGGACATCGCTCAGTTCCTGTACAAGGGAGAGGGCCTCAACAAAACAGCCATCGGCGACTACCTGGGCGAGAGGTGCGCTGGGCTCGGCTTTCCTGGGCTGTTCTGGGCTCCTGCCACCTGAGAGATGGgacactgcagctctgagctcacagggcagctggctgggggtacctggggtgctgggggtaTTCAGGTCATGGCTGGCCCTTGCAAGTGCCTGATTTGTGCAGATCAAGCAGGGGTAGCTGCAGCTTTCCCCCGTGAATGAGTAGAGtctggagaagggcagggacagTGGAGCCTCTCAGCAGTCACAGGATTGCTGATCATGCATCCCTCGTGCTCTGGCTCTGTTCCCACAGGGATGAGTTCAACATCCAAGTCCTGCATGCCTTTGTGGAGCTGCATGAATTCACCGACCTCAACCTTGTGCAGGCGCTGCGGTGAgtgcggggctgggagctgagcgTGGCCCTTGGGTGGTGGGGACGTggagcccccagctcagcagcacagctcctgtccaCAGGCAGTTCCTGTGGAGCTTCAGGCTGCCGGGGGAGGCACAGAAGATCGACCGCATGATGGAGGCCTTTGCCCAGCGCTACTGCCAGTGCAACCCTGGCGTCTTCCAGTCCACAGGTGAGGGCCTGGCCCACACGCTCCCCGTGGCACCCTGCCCCGCAGCtgactgtcccctctgcccctgcagacACCTGCTACGTGCTGTCCTTCGCCATCATCATGCTGAACACCAGCCTGCACAACCCCAACGTGAAGGACAAGCCCACGGCAGAGCGGTTCATCGCCATGAACCGCGGCATCAACGACGGGGGGGACctgcctgaggagctgctgcaggtgagggcCGGGGCCAGGCTGCAATGCTGGCCCAGAGCAGGGCCCATCTCAGGGCTCcagggcaaagcagagctgatttCGTGTCATTGTACCAGAACCTGTACGAGAGCATCAAGAACGAGCCCTTCAAAATCCCCGAGGATGACGGCAACGACCTCACCCACACCTTCTTCAACCCCGACCGCGAGGGCTGGCTGCTGAAGCTCGGTGAGTGccagcaggggagggcaggCTGTCACCAGGGTGCAATGCCTGTGGGCTGCTCACAGTTCTCCTGCTGGCCTGGCTCTTCAGAGCCCgaggaggctgcagagacagGCACAGCCTTCACGGGGAAAGCGTCTGTACATCCAGCCCTGCATCTTCCCttggctgggcaggaggagcagactCGGAGCTGATGAGGCCCTGAGGAGCGGCTGGGTGGGCGTCCTGAGGGATTCTGCCTCTGGGCTGGGCAAGCCCTTGGGTGCAGAGCTGGTACCAGGTCTGGTGTCAGAGCACAGAGACCTGGAGGCCCTGAGGTACCGAGTCCCGGCAGGATGTGTCGGAGCAggccccgggagctgccccaggctgcGTGCGTCCCCCTCCATGCACAGACCAGCCCTGCCTCACCTTCCCACGGCATCACACCTCCGCATCCCGGCTCCACATGCAGGCAGCGTGCATGGCATCCCTGCTGCACCGCCCGGCTCCCGGCCGAGCCCCCGCGCCCTGGCTCCTGTGGCTTCTCTTCCTGGCACCTCTGGGGACCCTCTGCCCGGGGGTAGCGAGGGGAGGGGGTGTTGGCAGGATCGGGCCCGGGGGGTGTTCCCCAGGGTTCTGGCTGGGGTCATAGCTCCGGGTACATTGCCAGCCCCttgggaggggagagcaggagctgcctgccctgccctgggtggggGCAcaacacagccccaggctctCCCGTCCCTGACTGgtggaggggagagcaggagctgcctgccctgccctgggtgggggcacagcacagccccaggctctcCCATCCCTGACTGGCGCGGCCCTGCACACCCAGCTTCGGGTTGGCACCACCAGTGGGGTggtggggaggcagcagagtgCCCACGGACCCCAGCTGCCTCggggggcaggggaggagcCTGCCAGTCAGCCACGGGGTGGAgggagccagccctgtccccagcagccccatcccaccgAGCCACAGTGAGCCAGGGCGGTGAAGCCCCCACGGCGCCGCCGCTGgcccagcccctcacagcttccctgctgcagcccggCCCCACTGACCCGCAGGGCAAGGGGGGGCTTTGGGGTTcctcttttttggtttttttttcctttttttttttttaattttcttttctccctcatttATATGTTTCCATGATTTTggctcttcctttccttgcccCCAACTCCAGGAGGTACGTAcccctcttccctgctctgctcacactgCTGGGGCTTCGTTTCCTTTGCGTTTTTAATCGCTGGTGATGAGtctcattgctgctgctgttgctgctaaCCCCACACGCCCGGGGACCTCgcctgctgcaggacagccccCCTCCACCTCCAGGCAGGGCCCTGGGGTGCTGGCCCTGCCAATGCCACACGTTCCCCAAGGCCTGTGGCCTCCTCTGCCACCCCAGGGGAGGACGGGGCCATAGTGGCACCTTGGCACCCGCCCAGCTGTGCACCCCGTGTCTgcacacagctcagcctggcctATGGGTCTTTGCCTCTGGTGACACAAGGGATGGGCATGGGTTTGGGGTCTCCTCAGGAGGAGCCCCAGCCTGTGCACGGGTGGTTAGGGTGTGCCAAGTGGCTGGAGCTGGACGGGAGCAGGAAGGGTCCGTCTGCGTGGTGCCTGCGCTGTGCTGAGCGctcacagcagtgcctgtgaggcaccagcactgctccagtgCCTGCACCCCAAGGTGTCAGGGAGCCTTGGTGCTGGCCCTCAGAactgctgtggggcagggacaggggtgggcTGCCAGCTGGCAcgggggagcaggggaaggaggtgAGCAGGACCCCCAGTGTGCACCGTGGCTCCTCGTGTCCGTGCCGGATCCAGCCTGCAGGGGTGGGCGCtcatcctgcatcctgcattcagcactgctgcagtggctgctgtggaggggagctgggccagggggcagcagggcctGTGCCCGGGGACcagcttgtgctgtgctggcagctgtggagcTCAGCCAGagtcctgccctgcccgggTCCAGGGTGAGCGGTCAGTGTGCTCCCGGGGAGCTGCTGGCCGCGCTCGCTCTGGGTCGGGGGGGAGCTGCGAGCGCCCCCAGCCCGGcagtccctccatcccatccGCGCGCTTCCCgctggggccggggccggggccggccccccccccccccccccccccccccccccccccccccccccccccccccccccccccccccccccccccccccccccccccccccccccccccccccccccccccccccccccccccccccccccccccccccccccccccccccccccccccccccccccccccccccccccccccccccccccccccccccccccccccccccccccccccccccccccccccccccccccccccccccccccccccccccccccccccccccccccccccccccccccccccccccccccccccccccccccccccccccccccccccccccccccccccccccccccccccccccccccccccccccccccccccccccccccccccccccccccccccccccccccccccccccccccccccccccccccccccccccccccccccccccccccccccccccccccccccccccccccccccccccccccccccccccccccccggcccgcgtgcccggccctgcccggggccGTGCCCGActgccctctctgctcccaggaggcAGGGTGAAGACGTGGAAGCGCCGCTGGTTCATCCTGACTGACAACTGCCTCTACTACTTCGAGTACACCACGGTGAGTGcgtgcaggctgggctgggctgggctgggctgggctgggctgggggtgtccaCCCCTCAGCTAAACCTCTGCGTTCCACACCAGGATAAGGAGCCCCGTGGCATCATCCCCCTGGAGAACCTGAGCATCCGTGAGGTGGAGGACTCAAAGAAGCCCGTGAGTGCTGTGGCAATGTGCTCTGGGGTctgggggcagctttggcttgggcaggaaaggctgggaggtGTTGCAGCAccctgaggtgtccccaggagaggcagggggCCCAGAGCAGTCACTGCCTGCACcatcagagcagctgggtgcaGATGGGGGCAcgtgcagggccaggggctgaCAGTCACAGTGTGTCTGTCCCTCTCTGCCAtgctggggtggctgtgccagggctgtgtggctCTGCTTTTTCCCTCCCAGTCTGGGCTCCCCTTTGGAAGTGGGAGCTGTCTCTGAGCGGTCTCTCCCTCCCAGAACTGCTTTGAGCTCTACATCCCTGACAACAAGGACCAGGTGATCAAGGCCTGCAAGACAGAGGCGGACGGGCGTGTGGTGGAGGGGAACCACACCGTGTATCGCATCTCTGCGCCCACGCCCGAGGAGAAGGAGGAGTGGATCAAGTGCATCAAGTGAGTGCTTGAGGAGGGGAGCACATGGGGGCAcgctgctgggcaggggcacagcagggacctgcCTGCTGTCCTCAAAGGGGACGGTCCCCAGGGCATCCTGCAAGGATGGGGGGAGAAAACTCCCCCAGGTTTATGAAGGGACCAAGGCCAGGCAGGTggcacccatccctgcagcagcgtGGCCTGACCCAGCCCTTGttcccctgccagggcagccatCAGCCGGGACCCCTTCTATGAGATGCTGGCTGCCAGGAAGAAGAAGGTCTCCTC contains:
- the CYTH1 gene encoding cytohesin-1 isoform X1, coding for MQRNKQVAMGRKKFNMDPKKGIQFLIENDLLKNTCEDIAQFLYKGEGLNKTAIGDYLGERDEFNIQVLHAFVELHEFTDLNLVQALRQFLWSFRLPGEAQKIDRMMEAFAQRYCQCNPGVFQSTDTCYVLSFAIIMLNTSLHNPNVKDKPTAERFIAMNRGINDGGDLPEELLQNLYESIKNEPFKIPEDDGNDLTHTFFNPDREGWLLKLGGRVKTWKRRWFILTDNCLYYFEYTTDKEPRGIIPLENLSIREVEDSKKPNCFELYIPDNKDQVIKACKTEADGRVVEGNHTVYRISAPTPEEKEEWIKCIKAAISRDPFYEMLAARKKKVSSTKRH
- the CYTH1 gene encoding cytohesin-1 isoform X2, whose translation is MGTVSELCASSFQAFLCPSVAAKAVPSDLTPEECQELENIRRRKQELLADIQRLKDEIGEVTNEIENLGSTEEKKNMQRNKQVAMGRKKFNMDPKKGIQFLIENDLLKNTCEDIAQFLYKGEGLNKTAIGDYLGERDEFNIQVLHAFVELHEFTDLNLVQALRQFLWSFRLPGEAQKIDRMMEAFAQRYCQCNPGVFQSTDTCYVLSFAIIMLNTSLHNPNVKDKPTAERFIAMNRGINDGGDLPEELLQNLYESIKNEPFKIPEDDGNDLTHTFFNPDREGWLLKLGGGRVKTWKRRWFILTDNCLYYFEYTTDKEPRGIIPLENLSIREVEDSKKPNCFELYIPDNKDQVIKACKTEADGRVVEGNHTVYRISAPTPEEKEEWIKCIKAAISRDPFYEMLAARKKKVSSTKRH